The following proteins are encoded in a genomic region of Microbacterium sp. NC79:
- a CDS encoding polyprenyl synthetase family protein, translating to MSDPMHLVEQVSQRLSRFVADQRDAAASTGPIARQLFDAAAVTLTGGKRLRAQFCHTGWVAAGGEPLAEEAVAVASALEIFQAAALVHDDLIDHSDTRRGRPSAHRALEIAHRDAGWTGSSEEFGVSGAILLGDLLVAWSDDLVEAAIADHPHAALVRAEYARMRRDVTLGQFLDVAQESAWVTQPEGEHAERALEIASLKSARYSVEQPLIIGAALAGATNEQRASLRAFGHHIGIAFQLRDDVLGVFGDTAQTGKPAGDDIREGKRTLLVAYTRERLSPDAKDRFDEALGDRDLSDNEVQHMQREMTASGALERVETLISEHAVAAFHELATAPLLQTARDELTRLAEAAIHRNA from the coding sequence GTGAGTGACCCGATGCACCTTGTAGAGCAAGTTTCTCAGCGACTCAGTAGATTCGTCGCCGACCAACGCGACGCGGCAGCCAGCACGGGCCCCATTGCCCGTCAACTTTTTGACGCCGCCGCCGTGACGTTGACAGGCGGAAAACGGTTGCGTGCCCAGTTTTGCCACACCGGTTGGGTGGCCGCGGGCGGTGAACCACTCGCGGAAGAAGCCGTCGCCGTGGCTAGCGCGCTGGAGATTTTTCAGGCAGCGGCACTCGTTCACGACGATTTGATCGATCACTCCGATACGCGCCGCGGGCGCCCGTCTGCACACCGCGCGCTGGAAATCGCCCACCGTGACGCCGGGTGGACCGGAAGCAGCGAAGAATTTGGTGTTTCCGGCGCCATCTTGCTTGGCGACCTGCTGGTGGCATGGAGCGACGACCTCGTCGAAGCAGCCATCGCCGACCACCCCCATGCAGCACTCGTCCGCGCCGAATACGCGCGAATGCGCCGCGACGTAACGCTCGGGCAGTTTCTTGATGTCGCGCAGGAGTCGGCGTGGGTCACGCAACCAGAAGGCGAGCACGCCGAGCGCGCGCTCGAAATTGCCTCGCTCAAGTCCGCCCGCTACAGCGTCGAGCAACCCCTGATCATCGGCGCAGCGCTCGCAGGCGCAACCAATGAGCAGCGTGCGAGCCTGCGGGCGTTTGGACACCACATCGGAATCGCTTTCCAGCTTCGCGACGATGTGCTCGGTGTCTTCGGCGACACCGCGCAAACCGGAAAGCCGGCCGGAGACGATATTCGTGAAGGTAAGCGCACGCTCCTTGTCGCCTACACCCGCGAACGACTCTCCCCCGACGCGAAGGACCGATTCGACGAAGCGCTCGGCGATCGCGATCTGTCTGACAACGAGGTTCAGCACATGCAGCGCGAAATGACGGCATCAGGTGCTCTGGAGCGCGTCGAAACCCTCATCAGCGAACACGCGGTGGCGGCATTCCACGAACTCGCGACCGCCCCGCTCTTGCAGACCGCGCGCGACGAGCTCACGCGCCTCGCAGAAGCCGCCATCCACCGCAACGCGTAG
- a CDS encoding class II 3-deoxy-7-phosphoheptulonate synthase yields the protein MPAVDLDSWRSLPIKQQPQWPDAEKVAEASRKLSAFPPLVFAGEVDMLRERLAAAASGKAFLLQGGDCAETFAGANADNIRNRIKTILQMAVVLTYGASMPVIKMGRMAGQFAKPRSSDFETRGDVTLPAYRGDIVNGYDFTEASRTADPERLLQGYHMAASTLNLIRAFTQGGFADLREVHKWNQGFAANPANQRYEGLAAEIDRAIKFMEAAGADFNELRNVEFYTGHEGLLMDYERPMTRIDSRTGTPYNTSGHFQWIGERTRELDGAHVDYFSKIRNPIGVKLGPTTTPETALALIDKLDPEREPGRLTFITRMGAGKIRDALPPLLEAVQASGATPLWVTDPMHGNGITTPTGYKTRRFDDVVDEVRGFFEAHRAVGTYPGGIHVELTGDDVTECLGGSEQLNEASLATRYESLCDPRLNHMQSLELAFLVAEELEKR from the coding sequence ATGCCCGCAGTAGACCTCGATTCCTGGCGTTCCCTTCCCATCAAGCAACAGCCGCAATGGCCGGACGCCGAGAAGGTTGCAGAAGCCTCACGTAAGCTCTCCGCCTTCCCTCCGCTGGTGTTTGCGGGTGAGGTCGATATGCTTCGCGAGCGCCTGGCGGCAGCCGCATCGGGTAAGGCATTCCTGTTGCAGGGCGGCGACTGCGCTGAAACGTTTGCCGGTGCGAACGCCGACAACATCCGCAACCGCATTAAGACCATCCTCCAGATGGCCGTGGTGCTGACCTACGGCGCTTCGATGCCCGTCATCAAGATGGGCCGCATGGCTGGACAGTTCGCAAAGCCGCGTTCCAGCGACTTCGAGACCCGTGGCGACGTCACATTGCCTGCGTACCGCGGTGACATCGTGAACGGCTACGACTTCACCGAAGCATCGCGCACGGCAGATCCCGAGCGCCTGCTGCAGGGCTACCATATGGCCGCCTCCACGCTGAACCTCATCCGTGCGTTCACGCAGGGTGGCTTCGCCGACCTCCGCGAGGTGCACAAGTGGAACCAGGGCTTCGCAGCGAACCCCGCTAACCAGCGCTACGAGGGCCTTGCCGCTGAGATTGACCGTGCGATCAAGTTCATGGAGGCTGCTGGCGCAGACTTCAACGAGCTTCGTAACGTCGAGTTCTACACCGGCCACGAGGGCCTGCTGATGGACTACGAGCGTCCGATGACGCGCATTGACTCCCGTACCGGAACCCCGTACAACACGTCGGGTCACTTCCAGTGGATCGGTGAGCGCACGCGCGAACTTGACGGTGCACACGTCGATTACTTCTCGAAGATCCGCAACCCTATCGGTGTGAAGCTCGGACCGACGACAACCCCGGAGACGGCGCTTGCCCTGATCGACAAGCTTGACCCTGAGCGTGAGCCGGGTCGCCTGACCTTCATCACCCGCATGGGTGCAGGCAAGATTCGCGACGCACTCCCGCCGCTGCTCGAGGCAGTGCAGGCATCGGGTGCGACGCCGCTGTGGGTCACCGACCCCATGCACGGCAACGGCATCACCACTCCGACCGGATACAAGACCCGTCGCTTCGACGACGTGGTCGACGAGGTGCGCGGCTTCTTCGAAGCGCACCGCGCCGTTGGCACCTACCCCGGTGGCATTCACGTTGAGCTCACCGGTGACGACGTCACCGAGTGCCTCGGAGGTTCCGAGCAGCTCAATGAGGCCAGCCTCGCGACCCGCTACGAGTCGCTGTGCGATCCGCGCCTCAACCACATGCAGTCGCTGGAACTCGCTTTCCTCGTCGCTGAAGAGCTCGAGAAGCGCTAG
- a CDS encoding Rv2175c family DNA-binding protein: protein MNTDITSPVETDWLAVPDLVATLGESVGRVHRLIDENYLIGSRRNGALMVPSVFLVDNEPLSSLRGTIIVLKDLGFSDDEVIDWLLNTEPLMGQAPITSLRAGRKSEVRRIARTLI, encoded by the coding sequence GTGAATACCGACATCACGTCCCCTGTTGAAACTGACTGGCTTGCCGTCCCTGACCTCGTCGCGACTCTCGGCGAATCGGTCGGGCGCGTTCACCGTCTCATTGACGAGAACTACCTGATTGGCAGCCGCCGCAATGGTGCTCTCATGGTTCCGTCGGTCTTTTTGGTCGACAACGAGCCACTGTCATCGTTGCGCGGCACCATTATCGTGCTGAAAGACCTCGGTTTCTCAGACGACGAGGTCATTGACTGGCTCCTGAACACGGAACCATTGATGGGCCAGGCGCCGATTACATCGTTGCGCGCCGGACGCAAGTCTGAAGTGCGTCGCATCGCGCGCACGCTGATTTAA
- a CDS encoding DUF3040 domain-containing protein, giving the protein MPLSEQEQRMLDEMERNLLRTDADVVSATPTGAPLNYRNLVLGAVFVVVGLGAMVAGVAMFQSLGSSQFIGIIVGLLGFALMFFGVVYAVRPSAKTEIPAHLEDSFASSSSAHRGSAPRTGSKQSGFMDRMNDRWDRRQNPED; this is encoded by the coding sequence ATGCCACTCTCAGAACAAGAGCAACGAATGCTCGATGAGATGGAGCGCAATCTTCTGCGCACAGACGCAGATGTTGTGAGTGCGACGCCGACGGGCGCACCGCTGAACTACCGCAACCTGGTACTCGGAGCCGTGTTCGTGGTCGTCGGCCTCGGGGCCATGGTGGCTGGTGTTGCGATGTTCCAGAGCCTCGGCTCGTCGCAGTTCATTGGCATCATTGTCGGTCTGCTTGGCTTTGCACTGATGTTCTTCGGTGTCGTGTACGCCGTGAGGCCTTCCGCAAAGACGGAGATCCCTGCGCACCTCGAAGACTCGTTCGCCAGCTCCTCCAGCGCACACCGTGGTTCCGCACCGCGCACTGGCAGCAAGCAGTCCGGTTTCATGGATCGCATGAACGACCGCTGGGATCGACGCCAGAACCCCGAAGACTAA
- a CDS encoding 1-acyl-sn-glycerol-3-phosphate acyltransferase, with the protein MIYWVMKYIFIGPIVKAIWRPWVVGRRNIPKTGGAILASNHLSFADSIFLPLMIDRPVSFLAKSDYFTGKGVKGFLTRIFFKGTGQLPIDRSGGKASEASLNTGLRVLGRGDLLGIYPEGTRSPDGTLYRGRTGIARMALESKVPVIPLIMVDTDTMMPIGQRMPRVVRVGVVIGEPIDFSRFEGMESDRYILRSVTDEIMIALQQLGEQKYEDVYASTVKDRLTTS; encoded by the coding sequence ATGATCTATTGGGTCATGAAGTACATCTTCATTGGGCCGATCGTTAAGGCGATCTGGCGTCCATGGGTGGTGGGCAGGCGCAACATCCCGAAAACGGGCGGCGCCATTCTCGCGTCGAATCACCTGTCCTTTGCCGACTCGATCTTTCTGCCTTTGATGATCGATCGGCCGGTCAGCTTCTTGGCGAAGAGCGATTACTTCACAGGCAAGGGCGTGAAGGGGTTCCTCACAAGAATCTTCTTCAAGGGCACAGGTCAACTCCCGATTGATCGTTCTGGTGGCAAGGCGTCAGAAGCCTCCCTCAACACCGGACTCCGCGTGCTCGGTCGTGGCGATCTGCTCGGAATCTACCCCGAGGGTACGCGCAGCCCAGATGGCACGCTCTACCGCGGTCGCACCGGAATTGCCCGGATGGCGCTCGAATCGAAGGTTCCGGTCATCCCCCTCATCATGGTCGATACCGACACGATGATGCCGATTGGTCAACGAATGCCGCGCGTCGTGCGCGTCGGTGTGGTGATCGGCGAGCCGATCGACTTCTCCCGTTTCGAGGGCATGGAATCGGACCGCTACATTCTGCGCAGTGTGACCGACGAAATCATGATCGCGCTGCAACAGCTTGGTGAGCAAAAGTACGAAGACGTGTACGCGTCCACCGTGAAAGATCGCCTAACGACGAGCTAA
- the pknB gene encoding Stk1 family PASTA domain-containing Ser/Thr kinase, whose amino-acid sequence MSPTQPNDPLIGRLVDGRYRVRARIARGGMATVYVATDLRLERRIALKVMHAHLSDDTVFQGRFIQEARAAARLADPHVVNVFDQGQDGELAYLVMEYLPGITLRELLKEQRRLSIAQTITVMDAILSGLAAAHRADIVHRDVKPENVLLAEDGRIKIGDFGLARATTANTASGAQLMGTIAYLAPELVTRGTADARSDIYSLGIMLYEMLAGEQPYRGEQPMQIAFQHATDSVPRPSAKNPSVPEQLDELVLWATEKEPDARPLDAQVMLDRLREIERELGIAPAITDDEPFTNQTVILDEYDTGGHTSVLPVTGSMALGMTATGPTAPPTEAPDNATRLRRVTVRRRRRSVVALLLVLVLAAVAGGAGWFFGSGPGSNVAVPVVVGETFDTASARLADVDLEVKRTEAASLDVAPGSVISSDPQAGTSVKKESVVTLVVSTGPQQVTVPSTVGQTQESLTATLKELGIDLPADKIDTEYSAEKAAGEIIWMVIYPRGGGETDYFQCGDTCTAFAGDTARIWVSLGPVVDLVSTPTSLEDARAAIEKQKMTVGAITEEYSNDVAAGNVMAMSNNQEDGIYRPGAEVALTVSLGPQPITVPDGVIGASRTDAEYILSSAGFTVDYASISIISGDNLEVTSMRLGDSGGRAVSPGEQLLPGTTIYLQVKLVI is encoded by the coding sequence GTGAGCCCTACCCAGCCGAATGACCCGCTCATCGGGCGGCTTGTCGACGGCAGATACCGGGTACGCGCTCGCATCGCCCGAGGCGGTATGGCGACGGTGTACGTGGCGACCGACTTGCGACTGGAACGGCGAATCGCTCTCAAGGTCATGCATGCGCACCTGAGCGACGACACGGTGTTCCAGGGGCGCTTTATTCAGGAGGCCCGCGCAGCGGCGCGACTGGCCGATCCGCACGTCGTCAATGTCTTTGATCAGGGCCAGGACGGCGAACTCGCCTACCTGGTGATGGAGTATCTTCCCGGCATCACGCTCCGTGAGCTCCTGAAAGAACAGCGTCGGCTGTCAATCGCACAGACGATTACGGTGATGGATGCCATCCTCTCCGGTCTGGCAGCGGCCCACCGCGCTGACATCGTGCACCGCGACGTCAAGCCAGAAAACGTGTTGTTGGCCGAAGATGGCCGAATCAAGATCGGTGACTTCGGTCTTGCGCGCGCAACGACGGCGAATACCGCCAGCGGCGCACAGCTGATGGGAACCATCGCCTACCTAGCGCCGGAACTCGTGACGCGAGGCACGGCAGACGCACGCAGCGACATCTACTCACTTGGCATCATGCTGTACGAAATGCTCGCTGGCGAGCAGCCGTACCGCGGCGAGCAGCCCATGCAGATCGCGTTTCAGCATGCGACCGACTCGGTGCCGCGTCCCAGCGCAAAGAATCCGAGTGTTCCGGAACAACTGGATGAGCTCGTGCTGTGGGCGACGGAGAAAGAGCCAGACGCTCGTCCGCTCGACGCCCAGGTGATGTTGGATCGTCTACGCGAGATTGAGCGCGAACTGGGCATCGCGCCCGCCATCACCGACGATGAGCCGTTCACGAACCAGACCGTCATCCTCGACGAGTACGATACGGGCGGTCACACATCTGTGCTTCCCGTGACCGGATCCATGGCGCTCGGTATGACCGCCACCGGCCCGACTGCTCCCCCGACGGAAGCCCCAGACAACGCCACGCGCCTCCGACGCGTCACCGTGCGACGTCGACGTCGTAGCGTTGTGGCGTTGCTGCTTGTGCTCGTGCTCGCAGCGGTGGCAGGCGGTGCTGGCTGGTTCTTTGGTTCCGGCCCCGGCTCCAACGTTGCCGTGCCCGTCGTGGTGGGCGAAACCTTTGACACGGCCAGCGCGCGCCTCGCCGACGTCGATCTTGAGGTGAAACGCACCGAGGCAGCAAGTCTCGATGTGGCACCTGGTTCGGTGATTTCGTCTGATCCCCAAGCCGGAACCTCGGTGAAGAAAGAAAGCGTCGTCACGCTGGTCGTCTCCACCGGACCCCAGCAGGTCACGGTTCCGTCGACCGTCGGCCAGACGCAAGAGAGCCTGACAGCCACGCTGAAAGAGCTGGGAATCGACCTTCCGGCCGACAAGATCGACACCGAGTACAGCGCCGAAAAGGCGGCAGGTGAGATCATCTGGATGGTCATCTATCCGCGCGGTGGCGGCGAAACGGACTACTTCCAGTGCGGCGACACGTGCACCGCATTTGCCGGTGACACTGCGCGCATCTGGGTATCACTCGGACCCGTTGTGGATCTCGTCTCGACACCCACGTCCCTTGAGGATGCCCGTGCGGCGATCGAGAAGCAAAAGATGACGGTCGGCGCGATCACCGAGGAGTACTCGAACGACGTGGCCGCGGGCAATGTGATGGCGATGTCCAACAATCAGGAAGACGGCATCTACCGCCCAGGCGCTGAAGTCGCTTTGACGGTTTCTCTCGGCCCGCAGCCGATCACCGTTCCTGACGGAGTCATCGGCGCGTCCCGCACCGACGCGGAATATATCCTCAGCAGTGCCGGCTTCACCGTGGACTACGCGTCCATCAGCATCATTAGCGGCGACAACCTCGAGGTCACCAGCATGCGCCTCGGCGATTCCGGCGGACGAGCGGTGTCACCTGGCGAACAGCTCCTCCCCGGCACCACGATCTATCTCCAGGTCAAGCTCGTCATCTAG